A window from Salvelinus sp. IW2-2015 linkage group LG5, ASM291031v2, whole genome shotgun sequence encodes these proteins:
- the LOC111964374 gene encoding ras-related protein Rab-1A isoform X1 encodes MNPEYDYLFKLLLIGDSGVGKSCLLLRFADDTYTESFISTIGVDFKIRTIELDGRTIKLQIWDTAGQERFRTITSSYYRGAHGIIVVYDVTDQESYNNIKQWLQEIGRYASENVNKLLVGNKCDLTTKKVVDYTTAKQEFADSLSIPFLETSAKDATNVEQSFMTMAAEIKKRMGPGATAGGEKHNLKIDSTPVPQSGGGCC; translated from the exons TGACTACCTGTTCAAGCTGCTTCTGATTGGTGATTCAGGGGTGGGAAAGTCTTGCCTCCTGCTTCGATTTGCG GATGACACCTACACGGAAAGTTTCATAAGCACCATCGGCGTGGACTTCAAAATCCGAACTATTGAATTGGATGGCAGGACCATCAAACTACAGATT TGGGACACTGCTGGTCAGGAGCGGTTTCGCACCATCACCTCCAGCTATTACAGAGGAGCCCATGGTATCATCGTTGTCTATGATGTAACAGATCAG GAGTCTTACAACAATATAAAGCAGTGGCTGCAGGAGATTGGCCGCTATGCCAGCGAGAATGTCAACAAGCTGCTGGTGGGTAACAAGTGTGACCTCACCACCAAGAAGGTAGTAGACTACACGACAGCCAAG CAGGAATTTGCTGACTCCCTATCCATCCCCTTCCTGGAGACCAGTGCGAAGGACGCAACTAACGTGGAGCAATCCTTCATGACCATGGCGGCTGAGATTAAGAAGCGCATGGGGCCCGGGGCCACGGCAGGAGGAGAGAAGCACAACCTGAAGATTGACAGCACTCCAGTGCCGCAGTCTGGGGGAGGATGCTGTTAG
- the LOC111964374 gene encoding ras-related protein Rab-1A isoform X2, with translation MNPEYDYLFKLLLIGDSGVGKSCLLLRFADDTYTESFISTIGVDFKIRTIELDGRTIKLQIWDTAGQERFRTITSSYYRGAHGIIVVYDVTDQESYNNIKQWLQEIGRYASENVNKLLVGNKCDLTTKKVVDYTTAKEFADSLSIPFLETSAKDATNVEQSFMTMAAEIKKRMGPGATAGGEKHNLKIDSTPVPQSGGGCC, from the exons TGACTACCTGTTCAAGCTGCTTCTGATTGGTGATTCAGGGGTGGGAAAGTCTTGCCTCCTGCTTCGATTTGCG GATGACACCTACACGGAAAGTTTCATAAGCACCATCGGCGTGGACTTCAAAATCCGAACTATTGAATTGGATGGCAGGACCATCAAACTACAGATT TGGGACACTGCTGGTCAGGAGCGGTTTCGCACCATCACCTCCAGCTATTACAGAGGAGCCCATGGTATCATCGTTGTCTATGATGTAACAGATCAG GAGTCTTACAACAATATAAAGCAGTGGCTGCAGGAGATTGGCCGCTATGCCAGCGAGAATGTCAACAAGCTGCTGGTGGGTAACAAGTGTGACCTCACCACCAAGAAGGTAGTAGACTACACGACAGCCAAG GAATTTGCTGACTCCCTATCCATCCCCTTCCTGGAGACCAGTGCGAAGGACGCAACTAACGTGGAGCAATCCTTCATGACCATGGCGGCTGAGATTAAGAAGCGCATGGGGCCCGGGGCCACGGCAGGAGGAGAGAAGCACAACCTGAAGATTGACAGCACTCCAGTGCCGCAGTCTGGGGGAGGATGCTGTTAG